The genomic window GAAATTTTCAGGTATTCGCGCGGCCTTCGATCTGCTGATCCATCCACGCAAGAAACTTCGCGACACGCGGCAATCCCGCGTTTTGGCTCGGGTAAACCAGATGATGCGCGCCGACTTCAACGGCATAGTCGCGCCCGAAGACAGGCACGAGCGAGCCGCGTTCGAGATGCACGGACGCGAGCATCGTGCTTTCGAGCGCGATGCCGTGACCGAGCGCGGCCGCCTCCAGCGACATGTACGAGCGGTCGAACGAGAAGTCGAACGCCTTGCGCCTGAAGGCCACGCCGAACTTGCCGAACCATTGCGGCCATTGCACGAGCGGCGTTTCGGAGAGAATCAGACGGCGTTCGAGAAGATCGTCGGGAGCGGTAACGGGAAAGCGTTCGAGGTATGCACGCGACGCGAGCGGCGCGATAGTCTCGTGCCGCAAGGTCTTCACTTCGACATCGGTCCAGTGTGCATAACCGTGGCGCAGCGCGATGTCGTAGTAACCCGATGTGAACGACACATCTTCATATGAGCATGCGAGGTTCATCTGAATGTCGCCGTTCGCTTCCTGAAACGCGGCGAGGCGCGGCAACAGCCACATGAGACCGAAGCTTGGGCTCGAATGAATGCGCAATATCTCGACGGAGGTTTCGCTCGACGCGCGTTCGGTCGCGCGATTGAGTTCGGCGAGCGCGCCGGTGACATCGGACAAATATTGCGTGCCGGTGGGCGTGAGCACGAGGCCACGTCCGAGGCGCGTGAACAACGGACGCCCGACAATACTCTCCAGATTCGCCAGTTGATGACTGACGGCCGATGGCGTGAGGCCGAGTTCGTCGGCGGCGCGGTTCACGCTTTTGGTCCGCGCGACGCTCTCGAACGCGATGATCGATTTCAGCGGAGGAAGGCGCATGGGCTTCGATTTCGACTCGATGTAGACGCAGCGTTACTTCAAGCTCCTCGGTTCCTTCGGCACGCGCCCCATCAGAAAGAACTCGTCGTTGGGCCGCATCGAAATGACGTTCGCCATGCGGTTCGATAATCCAAAGAACGCCGTGATCGCCGCGATATCCCAGATGTCTTCATCGTTGAAGCCATGCGCATGGAGCGCGGCGAAATCGTCATCGTCGACGGTGCCCGACGCGCGGCATACCTTCAGCGCGAAATCGAGCATGGCTTGCTGGCGCGGCGTGATATCCGCCTTGCGATGATTCACCGCCACCTGATCCGCAACAAGCGCGTTCTTTTCGTAGATGCGCAGAATCGCACCATGCGCGACGACGCAATAGAGGCAATCGTTGACGGCGCTCGTCGCGACCACGATCATCTCGCGTTCGCCTTTGCTGAGGCCGCCTTCCTTCAGCATGAGCGCATCGTGATAAGCGAAGAACGCGCGGAATTCATCGGGCCGATGCGCAAGCGTCAAAAACACGTTGGGCACGAAGCCCGCTTTCTCTTGCACGTCGAGAATGCGCGCGCGGATATCGTCGGGCCAGTCTTGCGGTTCGGGAACGGGATAGCGGCTGATGGGCTTATTCGTCATGGCGTCCTCGTCGTGGCTTGGCGTACGTTCGCGTGTGAATCGAATCGCTATTGTAGAGCCGCATGCAGCGAAGGCCTCAACGCGTCACCGTCAACGACGACAACAGCTTGAGCAGGCTGTCTACATTGACCGGTTTGACGAAGTGATAGTCGAAGCCCGCCGACTGCGCACGCAAGCGGTCTTCGGCCTGCCCATAGCCGGTGATCGCGATGAGCATCGGCGTGGTGTCGCCCTTGCGGCGCAGGCGGCGCGCAAGCTCATAGCCGTCGATATCGGGCAGGCCGATATCGAGCAAGGCCACATCGGGTTCGAGCGTCGGCGCGGATTCCAGCGCTTCCTCCGACGAATACGCGACGCGCGCGACATGTCCCTCGGATTCGCACAACATGGCGAGTGAATCGGCGGCGTCGCGATTGTCGTCGACGACGAGTATGCGCAACGACTTGCGCGCCTCGTGCATGCTTGCTTCCGTGAGCGCGCGCGCCGAATGCCGCTCATGATGATGCAGGCGCGGCAGACGAATGGTGACTGTCGTGCCGAGTCCCGGTCCGGGGCTTTGCACGCTGATGGTTCCCTTGTGCATCTCGACGAGTTTCTTCACGAGCGAAAGCCCGATGCCCAGTCCGCCGTTCGAGCGGTCCAGCGTGCGCTCGCCTTGCGAGAAGAGTTCGAATACCTTGGGCAACAGGTCCGCGGAAATGCCGGTGCCCGTATCGGCGATAACGATCGAAACCGAGGCCTCGTCGGCCTGCACGCTCACCGTGATGCGTCCATGCTCGGGCGTGTACTTGCTCGCGTTGTTCAGCACGTTGACGAGAATTTGCGAAAGCCGCGTGACGTCGCCGCACACCCAGGTTGTAGCATCGGAGACATCGACGTGAATGGTCTGCGAGCGCGCCTCGACCATGCCCGCGATTGCCTCGACAGAGTGATACACCGCCGTGCCGACAAGTATCGGTTCGACTTGCAGCGCAATGCGGCCTTGCGTGATGCGCGACACTTCGAGCAGATCGTCGACGATGCGCGTCATGTGTTCGACCTGCCTGCGCATCAGGTCGATAAGCTCGCGCAAATGCGCCTCGGTCTCCTGATCCTTTTGCAGCAACGCAATGGCAGTGCGCAAGGGCGCGAGCGGATTGCGCAGTTCGTGCGCGAGCATCGCGAGGAATTCGTCCTTGCGGCGTCCCGACTCGCGCAGCATCAGTTCCATGTGCTTGCGCTCGGTGATATCGATCACGCTGCCGATGATACGCAGCGGCTTGCCGTCCTTGCTGCGCTGAAGCAGGGCGCTGCCTTGCATCCACTGCTCGCCGTGCACGTTGCGCACGCGAAACTCGAAGTGGCCGCCGGGGTTGTCTCCCGCCGCGAGGCTGCGCATATAGCGGTCGAGCGTGGCGCTGTCGTCGGGATGCACGCGTGCGAGCGCGGCATCGTAGGTCAGCGTCTCGTGTATCTGACGCTCGCCGCCCGTTTCGAGGAACAGCGTCCACGTTGCGAGTTCGAGCGATGCGATATGAATGTTCGCGGCCTGCATGGCGACGGTCAGACGCAAGCTGCGCGCTTCGATCGCGGCTTGCGCTTCATATCGCGGCGTGACATCGGTGGTGGTGCCGAACCATTCCTGCAGGTTGCCTTCGTCGTCGTAGAGCGGCGCCGCATGTGCCTGCACCATGCGATAAACGCCGTCACGCCGATACATGCGAAAAGTGAGCGTGCGCGCGGTGCCTTGCTGCAAAGCTTCGAGCCATGCTTCTTGCGTGCGCTCGCGATCGTCGGGATGAATGTATTCGAGCCAGCCCCATCCCGACAACGCTTCTGCCGACTTACCCGTGAACTTCTCCCACTCGCCGCCGGAGGGACGAATCTCGCCGTTAGCATCGGCGGACCAGACGAGCGCACCCGTCGATTCGACCAGCGCGCGATAACGACGCTCCGACAGACTCAGCCGATCTTCGTCGGCGCGCTGCATGCTGATGTCGAAGCTCACGCCATAAACGCGCGTGAGTACACCTTGTCGATCGAACTCGGGATGCCCGCGCATGCGCAACCAGCGACGCGTGCCCGGTCCTGGTTCGAGCACGAAGTCGAATTCGAACGGACCGCCGTCGCGCAATGCTTCGGTGAGCTTGCGCTGAAAAGGCTCGCGATGCTCGGGCGCGACGCGATCCCATACTTCCGAAAGCAACACGGCTTCCGTGCCGGGCGGAAACGAATAGAGCGCGGCGAGTTGTGCGGTCATGCGCACGACGCGCGTTTTCATGTCCCATTCCCACGCGCCCATGCGTGCGCCCGCGAAAGCGGCTTGCAGACGCCGCTCGCTCGCTTCGTACATGGCCCACGCGTGACGGCACTCGTGAATGTCGATGGCAACGCCGACCGTTTCGCCTATTTCTCCTTCTTCGTCGCGCCGCGCCTGCAAATGCAGCGTGTGCCAGCGAAAAGCGCCGTCGGTGCGCAGCAGACGTACATCGACGTTGCGCAACAGCGTGCCGTCGCGCATTTGCCGCAGCGCATCAAGAACCGGTTGAATGTCGTCGGGATGAATGAAGTCTTTCCAGTGCCGGCCGACGAGATCGGGAAAAGCGATGCCGAGATAACGGCATGCCCATGGATTCGCATATTGAATGACACCGTCGCGGGCCGCGCGCCATACGAACGACGGTAAGAAATGAGCAGGATCGTGCATAAGCGTCTTGCTTCGTAATTCCGGCGAGACGCGTCGCCGGGCGCGGCATCTTATGGATACCATACAACAAAAGCGCGGCCTTACGCTGCGAGTGCGCAATGCATTTTCAGGGTTAGATACAGAATAATCGGCCGGTGCGCGTGTGCAATGTTCGGATGTACTTTGTACGCGCTTAGCGAATTGATCTAAAGAAACCGCGCTCGTCGCTTAGCCGAGGAGCGCGGGTGATTCGAGTCAGCCCGCTTCGCCGACGTCCTTCGGATTCGGCAGCTTTTCCTTCTTGTCGGCGGTGGGCGGCTCGGGCTCGTTTTTCAGCGTGCGCTTCTGTTCTTCCGACAGACGCCGATCCGCGACATTCGGATCTTCTGGCGTCTGCTTCGGCGGCGTCGGACGGTCGGTGTTTTCAGTCATCGTGTGCTCCTTTTGTCGTCGTGCATGAAGTGACATGCGCGTTGCATGAGGCGTGCCTGATCAACCGACACCGCGTCGACACGGCGTCGACACCGCGCGCCTAAACTCAGGTCAGCAGGTTCCACAACACGAGTGTCAACACGAGACCGACCACGGAGACGATCGTCTGCAACACGGACCACACCGCAACGGTCTGCTTGAGCTTGAGGCCGAAGTACTCGCGCACCATCCAGAAGCCCGCGTCGTTGACGTGGCAGAAGAACACCGAGCCCGCGCCGATGGCGAGCGCCATCAGCGAATTGTGCGTCGCCGTGAGGCCGCCCACGACGGGCGCGACGATGCCCGCTGTCGTGGTCGTGGCGACAGTCGCCGAGCCGGTCGCCTGACGCAGCGCAACCGCGATGAGCCACGCGAGCAGGATCAGCGGCAGATGCGTGCCGACCGCGATCTTGCCGATGGTCACGCTGATACCCGCGTTGACGAGCATCTGCTTCAGCCCGCCGCCCGCACCGATGGTGAGCAGAAGCGCCGCGATCGGCGGCAGACTCTTGCGCAGGATGCCGCCCACACGATCACGCGCCATGCCACGCGACCATCCGAGCATCACGATGGCGAACAACACGGTCAACGCCAGCGCGACGAGCGGCTCGCCGACGAAATCGAGTGTGTCGTACAGCAGCGTATCTTTCGCGAGCGCGAGCTTGGCGACCGTGCGGCCGAGCATCATCACGACGGGAAGCAAGATCGTGATAAGCGAGATCGCAAAGCCCGGCGTCGATGCACCATTCTCATGCGCGGTGAAAAGCTTGCCCATCTCCTCGGGCTCTTCGATATGCAGCCGCTTCGACAGCCAGATGCCATACAGCGGCCCCGCAAGAATGACCGCGGGCAACGCAACGATGAGACCGAGACCGAGCGTGAGGCCGAGATCCGCGTGCAACGCGCTCACCGCGATCAGCGGACCGGGATGCGGCGGCAGCAGCGCATGCAGCGTGGTCATGCCGGCGAGCGCCGGAATCGCAATGCGCAGGATCGGTTGCTTCGAGCGGCGCGCCATCACGAAGATGATCGGCACCATCATCACGAGTCCGACTTCGAAGAACAGCGGCAAGCCGACGATGATCGCGACGAAGGCCATCATCCACGGCAGGCGGCGCGGCGTCGAATGATCGAGGAGCGTCGTGACGAGCCGGTCGGCCGCGCCGGATTCGGCCATCAGCGCGCCGAGCATGGCACCCAGCGCGATGATGATGCCTACATCGCCGAGCAGCGCCCCCGCGCCCTTGCTGAAGGCCTGCGCGATCGCTTCGAGCGGCTGATGCGCGGTGAAGCCCGCCGCGAACGTGCCCACCAGAATGGACAGGAACGGCGCGAGTTTCAGCACGCTGATGGCAATGATGATGATCGCGAGACCGAGCGCGCACGCGATCAGAAGTTGAGTGTCGTGGGTGGACCAGGGAGCGAGAGTGGTTGTTGGATTCACGGTGACCTTGGGCTGACGCGAACCGGCAGGCATGCCGGCGCTATTACGTTTTGCTTTCGCAGTGCGGTGTCTTCGCATCCCGCCCGTGTCCACACGCGACAAGCGCGGGACGCGAAGACCCGTCGTAATAGCATTTTTCGACGCGACGGTCAAAAACGCACCGCGCGCGAATCGCGCTCTCTCAGGCTGGCCTTGCTTCTGACGTCATTTCGAACTTTGTGTTTTGAATGCGAAATGCCGTTTTGCGTTTTGTACTTTGCATTACGAATGCATATCGACCGGGCAAGGCGTGATTTCCTGCCTGCGGTCAGGCATTCCGCTCAGGCGGCGGCCTTGTTCGGCGCGTCGTCGCCGTGATGCCGGTCCAGGAGATCGAACAGGCGCAGCACGCGCGCGCGCTGCGTCGTGACGAGGTCGCTTTCGTCGCCGAGCGCGGCGAGGCGCCGCTTCCAGTAGGCGCGGTCGAGACCGACGAACGCGCTCGCTTTGCCCGACAAAGAGAGCGAGCGGATCATGTGTTCGAGATGATCGAGCTGTGCATCGGCGACGCGCGCCGGTTTGAGCGCCGCGCGCGCCGCGGTCGTGCATTGCAAGGGTTTGGACTTTCGCATGTTGACGCCCCGATACGCCTTATTCGTGCCTCTGGCTGTTCTTTTGGTAGTGGCTGGCCGTAAACCTTGGTGAGGCAAGGAGACGGCAATGTGACGACGGCATGACGGCAGGAATCGCCGACCTGAACCATCCGGGACGCCGCACACGCCGCTCCTCGACCCACACGATATACGCGCGTTCGATTTTCGCTTTACCATGCGTCTCATTTCCGGGCTGCTCAACTCTCGATCTTCATGTCCGAAACGCACGACACATCCGCGCTGTTCAGCCGCTTCTCGACGCAGGCGCTCCCAAAGGAGCGGCAACTGCTCGCGTGGCGCGACCGCGTCGGACATGTCGTCGATGTCATTCCGGACAAGGATCGCATTGCTCGAGGCTTTGCCGGCAGCATCGATCTGCATGCGGCGGGCGGGCTGGTGTTCACGGAAGCGCACACCGACGCGCTGACCCTCGAACGATCCATCGCGCGCGTTTCCACGGACACGCGTCGCGATTTCGCGTTCCATGTCTATCTGGAAGGCGAGACCGGCAACATGAGCGGCGTAGGCGCTAAACGCAGCGATCCGGGTTCGGTGCGCGGCATCGTGGCGCTCGATCTGAACCAGCGCTTTCGCATCGAGCGTCCTCGCTGCCGCGTGCTGACGATGTTCGTGCCGCGCGCGATGCTCGCTGCGCATATCGACGATTGCGACTGGCTGCACGGGCGCGTGGTAGCGCACGAAGCACCGCTTGCGCGCATCGTGTTCGATCATTTCGATGCCATTGCGCGCGAGCTTCCTTCGCTCGAACGGCCCGATGCAATCGATATGCTCGATACCGCCGCGCACCTTCTCATCGCCTCGTTCGCCGCGAGGCCGCATGCGTTGCCCGTTGCGCGCGTCGCGTTACAGAACGCCGTGAAGGCCCAAGTGAAGCGCTACGTCGAAACGAATCTGCACGAAGGCGATCTCACGCCGACGAAAGTGGTCGAAGCGCTCGGCCTCAAGCGCGCGACGATCTACCGATGGTTCGAGCAGGAAGGCGGACTTGGCGCATATATACGTCATCGACGCTTGCGCGAAGCGGCCGACGAACTCGCGCGCTTTCCGAATTTGCAGATCGCGGATATCGCGTTCGGTCTCGGCTTTAAAAGCGCATCGGATTTCACGCGCGCGTTTCGCCGCGCATTCGATGCAAGCCCGCAGGAAATGCGTCTGCGTGCACTCGACTTGCTGCGTGCAACGCACGGCAATGACATCACGCGCATGCGCGTCGCAAGTTCGGAGACCGTTCGGGAAAGTGGCTCAGCGCGACGAGCGTGACGCAGTTCGCGGCCAGCAGATACCATGCGGGCGTCATCGGATTGCCGGTCGCGCCGATCAGCCATGCAACAGCAAGCGGAGAAAATCCGCCGAAGATCACGACGCCGAACGTGTAGATCACCGAGAGACTTGCTGCGCGCCGATGCTTCGGAAACGCTTCGAGCATGAGCACGGAACCCGCGCCCGCATTGTTCAGCGAGATCGCCACATAGAGCAGGATCAGCACGAGCGCGAGCGCATCCGGCGCGCCTTGCGTGAGCGCGCGAAATGCCGGATAAGCGGTCGCGAGCGCGGCCATGAGCGATGCATATTGCAGCGTCTTGCGGCTCATCAAACGATCGGCGGCTAGCGCGACGACCGGCGTAACGACGAGAATCACGAAGCCGGACAGCGACGCGATCAGAAAGCTGATCGTCGCGGGGCGGTGCAGCGTGTGCGTGAGATAGCTCGGCATGTACAGCACGGCGATGTAGATGCTCGACGAGGGCGCGGCCATCATCAGGATGCCGCATGCGAGCGGGCGTGCGTGTTCGCGCAGCACGATCGAAAGCGGCGTGCGGGCCGGCCGTGCTTTAAGCGTCGCAATCTCGCCAGGCATACGACGCAGAAACCAGCCGAGCGGTGCGATCATTCCGCCGATGACAAAAGGCACGCGCCATCCCCATTGCATGAGCTGATCGGGCGTGAGCAGCGCCGACGTGCATGCGCCGACGAGCGCGGCCACGCACGCGGCTGCGCCCTGACTCGCGCCGCGCCAGCTCACGATGAAGCAACGCCGCTCGTAGCGCACGGATTCCATCAACAGCGCCGACGCCGGACCGATCTCGCCGCCCGCCGCGAGACCTTGCAGCAAGCGTGCGAATACGATGAGCACCGTGGCGCTTGCACCGATGGCCGCATGCGTTGGCAGGCACGCGATCAACCATGTGCCTGCCGCCATCAGCGCGATCGAAAGTCGCATACCGGCTTCGCGTCCGCGCCGGTCAGCATAGCGGCCGATCAGCACCGCGCCGAGTGGACGCATCACAAAGCCTGCGCCGAACGTGGCGAGCGATAAAAGCAGCGACGCGGTAGCGTCGTGCGCAGGAAAGAACAACCGTCCGATGATTGCGGCCGAGAAGCCGTACACGGTGAAGTCGTAGGCGACGAAGCCATTGCCGATGACCGTCGCCACGATGACACGGCTAAGCCTCGGCGTTTCTTTTTGGATGTCGGTGTGAGTCATGAATGGGAGGAGATTGATGCATTCGTGGCCAACGTACACGTTAAAGGTGGTTAGCGTTCGTTAACGGCAGCAATGGTCGGATCTTTGAGAAATCTATCGCGATCACGGCTTAAACATGTAAGCATGCGCGCGCGTAAGATAACCATCACCTTCTATGCAGCTTTCAAACCGCCATGTCGTTCTCGAACGAGGAGCCGCTTTGATGGATGACGCCACGCGCGAATTCGACCGCTTGCGCCCTCGGTTGCAAGCCATCGCGTATCGGATGCTCGGCTCGGTGGCCGAGGCGGAAGATATCGTGCAGGACGTGTGGTTGCGCTGGCACGCGGCCGCGCGTGAGGTTATCGAGAATGCGGAAGCGTGGCTTGTCGCGGTGACGACCCGTCATTCGATCGATCGCTTGCGTGCCGCGAAAATCCAGCGTGAGCACTACACCGGTATCTGGTTGCCCGAGCCACAAATTTCCGAGCCGCCCGCTACACCCGAAGAAGTCACGGAGCGTGCGGACGATGTGTCCGTTGCCTTCCTCATTCTGCTGGAACGCCTGACACCCGAAGCGCGCGCGGCGTTTCTCCTGCGTGAAGTCTTCGATGCCGATTATCCGGAGATCGCGAACATCATCGGCAAGACGGAGGCTGCGTGCCGCCAGCTCGTCAGCCGCGCCAAGACGCAATTGCGCGAGGCGCGTCCGCGTCGTTCGGTGTCGCGCGAGATTCATCGTCGCTTGTTGCATGCGTTCGCGCTTGCACTCGAACACGGCGATTTCGCGACGATACACGCCATGCTCGCCGACGACGCCATGCTCGTCGGCGATGGCGGCGGCCACGTGCAGAGTTTTCCGGAGCCATTGTGCGGCGGAAAGCGCATCGCGCAGCTTTTCTATGCGGCCTTCCTGCGTTATGGAAAAGACGTGCGTGTCGAACTCGTCATGCTTAACGAACAATGGGCGCTGTTGCGCTTCATCGAGGGCAAGCTCGAATCCGCACAATCGTACGAAATCGAGGACGATCGCATCGTGCGCATTCAGGTGCAGCGCAATCCGGAGAAGCTGGAGCGTATAGCCACGCGTCACGGCGGCGCGTGATTCGCAGCGTATTGCCAAGGTCATTGATGCGTGCAAGGCAACAGCGTGCGCACGTTCGCGCGTCTACCGGCGCGGCGCGCGCAAACATACGATGGCATCCATGCCGGACACGAACCGTCTGCCGGATTTTTCAGACCACGCATGGAGCCATCATGACCCAACGAATCAATTACGTTCAACAATCGCCCGAACTGTTCAAGAAGTTTTATGAGTTCAGCGGGATGGTCAAGGAAAGCTCGATCGAGCGATCGATTCAAGATCTCGTGTCGATCCGCGCTTCGCAGATGAATGGCTGCGCGTTTTGTCTGGATATGCACGTCAAGGAAGCGAAACTGCATGGCGAGCGCGAATTGCGGGTGCATCATGTGTCGATCTGGCGCGAGTCGACACTGTTCTCACCGCGTGAACGCGCCGCGCTTGCATGGACCGAAGTGCTGACGCACCTTCCCGAGCACGGCGTGTCCGATGAAATCTATCAGCGGGTTCGCGAGCAATTCCTCGAAAAGGAACTGTCCGATCTGACCTACGCCATCATGGCGATCAATGGCTGGAACCGCGCGAACGTCGCGTTTCAGACGGTGCCGGGCTCGTCCGACAAGGTGTTCGGCCTCGACAAGGCCAACCTGTCGTAATGCACGGGCGCTGTCATTCGACCCACGGAGGATGAATCATGCATAAGATAAGGAGGGCAGGGCTGGCGCTCGCCGTAGGATGCGCGGCGCTCGTTGCGAGTGTCGCGCAGGCGGCCCCGGATGCCATCGTCAAGGAACTGATGACGAAGCCGCTTCCCGAATATCCGGGTAAGGAAGCCTTGATGATCAGCGTGGAATATCCGCCGGGCGCGGTGGATCCCGTGCATCGCCACGATGCGCACGCTTACCTCTACGTGCTCGAGGGCACCATCGTCATGCAGGTTAAAGGCGGCAAGCAAGTGACGCTCAAGCCGGGCGATACCTTTTATGAAGGTCCTGACGACATTCACACGGTTGGCCGCAATGCAAGCAATACAAAGCGCGCAAAGTTTATCGTGCTGCTGTTAAAGGATAAGGACAAGCCGGTCCTGACGCCCGTGCAGTAAGCGAAAAGCGTGGCGCGCGAAAAAATTTCTGCAACGCGTGTCACAAGAGGTGCGGCGCAAACGTCTTGTGGGATAGAGCCACTCCGTTTAGCGCCGCCATGCCACTCGATCTCGTATCACATTCCGACGATTCGCTCGCATATAGTTTTGCCACCAGCTATGCGGGCGTCGTATCTTTTCTGGCCGTAGCCAATGAAGGCAGCTTTGCTAAAGCGAGCGATCGCTTAGGGATTGGCCGCTCAGCCGTTAGCCGCAACGTGCAGAAGCTCGAAGCACAGCTCGATGCGCGGCTCTTTCTGCGCACGACGCGCAGCACGTCGCTCACCCGCGAGGGCGAACTCTTTTACAAGAACTGCCAGCCGGGCGTGGAGCGCATCGTGCAGGCGCTCGAAGACATGCGCGAATTGCGCAACGGGCCGCCGCGCGGGCACTTGCGTATTGCGTCCACGCCGGGATTCGGACGCAAGGTCGTCGCGCCGTTGCTATCTGGCTTCAATGCGCGCTACCCTGACGTCGCGCTCGAATTGATGCTGAACGACCGGCCGTGCGATTTCACCGCGGAGCGCGTCGACGTCGCGTTCCGCGACGGGCGCATGGAGGACAGCGAAGTCGTCGCGAAACAACTGATACCGATGCAGATGATCGTTTGCGCGTCGCCGAAGTACGCATGTGAACATGGCCTGCCGCGGCATGTCGACGATCTCGACCGCCATCGCTGCATCAGCTTTCGCACATGTGCGGGACGTATCGCCGAGTGGGAATTCAAAGTGGATGGCCTTCCTCAGAAGCGTTCGCCGGCCGCGCGGCAAATCTTCAACGACCTCGACCTGATGCTGCAAGCCGTACTCGACGGACAAGGCGTGGCGCAGCTTCCC from Caballeronia insecticola includes these protein-coding regions:
- a CDS encoding LysR family transcriptional regulator, which encodes MPLDLVSHSDDSLAYSFATSYAGVVSFLAVANEGSFAKASDRLGIGRSAVSRNVQKLEAQLDARLFLRTTRSTSLTREGELFYKNCQPGVERIVQALEDMRELRNGPPRGHLRIASTPGFGRKVVAPLLSGFNARYPDVALELMLNDRPCDFTAERVDVAFRDGRMEDSEVVAKQLIPMQMIVCASPKYACEHGLPRHVDDLDRHRCISFRTCAGRIAEWEFKVDGLPQKRSPAARQIFNDLDLMLQAVLDGQGVAQLPAYMACDSLKSGRLLMCLAQHAPDDGGHYLCYLSRKHLPARVRVFVDYMTEHTRALDLHCLTNTITNAGASIAPLVSAD
- a CDS encoding cupin domain-containing protein, which translates into the protein MHKIRRAGLALAVGCAALVASVAQAAPDAIVKELMTKPLPEYPGKEALMISVEYPPGAVDPVHRHDAHAYLYVLEGTIVMQVKGGKQVTLKPGDTFYEGPDDIHTVGRNASNTKRAKFIVLLLKDKDKPVLTPVQ